One stretch of Oncorhynchus clarkii lewisi isolate Uvic-CL-2024 chromosome 3, UVic_Ocla_1.0, whole genome shotgun sequence DNA includes these proteins:
- the LOC139394113 gene encoding cytochrome P450 4B1-like isoform X2, with product MELFETLKKVTLDSYRIHHLVAIFSLVYVILKISKLIVKRNEWIRALETFPGPPKHWLFGHVREFKEDGTDMYKVVKWGESYPLAFQMWFGPFVSFLNIHHPDYVKTILASTGDGLLVSEGQKWFRHRRLLTPGFHYDVLKPYVKLMADSAKTMLDKWETHSKSDESFELFEHVSLMTLDSIMKCAFSSNTNCQTVQRSGTNTYIKAVYELSDLVNVRFRIFPYHSEWIFQLSPHGYKYRKACNVAHSHTEEIIRKRKEALKDEKELGRIQAKRNLDFLDILLCARDEDQQGLSDEAIRAEVDTFMFEGHDTTASGISWTLYSLACNPEHQQICRDEVISALEGRDTMEWEDLSKIPYTTMCIKESLRLYPPVPGISRKITKPITFFDGRTVPEGCLVGTSIFGIHRNATVWEDPNAFDPLRFLPENSAKRSPHAFVPFSAGPRNCIGQNFAMNEMKVVVAQTLKRYQLTEDPMKKPKMIPRLVLRSLNGIHLKIKPVNLEP from the exons ATGGAGTTATTTGAAACGTTGAAAAAAGTGACGCTGGATTCCTATCGCATTCATCACTTGGTTGCAATATTTAGCTTGGTCTATGTAATTCTTAAAATCTCTAAACTTATTGTCAAACGGAATGAATGGATTCGGGCGCTCGAGACATTCCCAGGACCACCAAAACACTGGCTTTTCGGTCATGTCCGAGAG TTTAAAGAAGATGGGACCGATATGTATAAGGTTGTCAAATGGGGAGAGTCGTACCCCCTTGCATTTCAAATGTGGTTTGGTCCATTTGTGTCCTTCCTCAATATTCACCACCCAGATTATGTCAAAACCATCCTGGCATCAACAG gggaTGGTTTACTGGTGTCTGAAGGTCAGAAATGGTTCCGCCACAGAAGACTGTTGACCCCTGGCTTCCATTACGATGTTTTAAAGCCCTATGTCAAACTGATGGCTGATTCTGCCAAAACTATGCTG GACAAATGGGAGACTCACTCAAAATCCGACGAGTCATTTGAGTTATTTGAGCATGTGAGCCTCATGACACTGGACAGCATTATGAAGTGTGCCTTCAGCTCCAACACTAACTGCCAGACAGTGCAAAGAAG TGGAACCAACACGTACATCAAGGCTGTGTACGAGCTCAGTGATCTGGTGAATGTCCGCTTCCGGATCTTTCCCTACCACAGCGAGTGGATCTTCCAACTTAGCCCACATGGGTACAAATACAGGAAAGCATGCAATGTTGCACACAGTCATACAG AGGAAATCATACGAAAGCGAAAAGAAGCCTTGAAGGACGAAAAGGAACTGGGCAGGATACAGGCTAAGAGAAACCTGGACTTTCTGGATATCCTGCTCTGCGCACGA GACGAGGACCAGCAGGGCCTGTCGGATGAGGCTATCCGAGCGGAGGTGGACACCTTCATGTTCGAAGGCCACGACACCACAGCCAGTGGGATCTCCTGGACCCTGTACAGCCTGGCCTGCAACCCGGAGCACCAGCAAATCTGCAGGGACGAGGTCATCAGCGCCCTGGAGGGGAGGGACACCATGGAATG GGAAGATCTCAGTAAAATACCGTACACAACCATGTGCATAAAGGAATCCCTCCGCCTCTACCCTCCTGTACCTGGGATATCCAGGAAGATAACCAAACCCATTACGTTCTTCGATGGGAGGACTGTGCCTGAAG gTTGTCTTGTTGGAACCAGCATTTTTGGCATTCATAGGAACGCGACCGTTTGGGAGGATCCTAAC GCATTCGACCCACTCCGATTTCTGCCCGAGAACTCTGCAAAAAGATCACCCCATGCCTTTGTCCCCTTCTCTGCCGGCCCGAG AAACTGCATTGGGCAGAACTTTGCCATGAATGAGATGAAAGTGGTGGTGGCACAGACACTTAAGCGATATCAGCTGACCGAGGACCCAATGAAGAAACCAAAAATGATTCCAAGACTGGTGCTCCGCTCACTCAATGGGATCCATCTGAAAATCAAACCTGTCAATCTTGAACCATAA
- the LOC139394113 gene encoding cytochrome P450 4B1-like isoform X1 translates to MELFETLKKVTLDSYRIHHLVAIFSLVYVILKISKLIVKRNEWIRALETFPGPPKHWLFGHVREFKEDGTDMYKVVKWGESYPLAFQMWFGPFVSFLNIHHPDYVKTILASTEPKDDFLYRFLIPWIGDGLLVSEGQKWFRHRRLLTPGFHYDVLKPYVKLMADSAKTMLDKWETHSKSDESFELFEHVSLMTLDSIMKCAFSSNTNCQTVQRSGTNTYIKAVYELSDLVNVRFRIFPYHSEWIFQLSPHGYKYRKACNVAHSHTEEIIRKRKEALKDEKELGRIQAKRNLDFLDILLCARDEDQQGLSDEAIRAEVDTFMFEGHDTTASGISWTLYSLACNPEHQQICRDEVISALEGRDTMEWEDLSKIPYTTMCIKESLRLYPPVPGISRKITKPITFFDGRTVPEGCLVGTSIFGIHRNATVWEDPNAFDPLRFLPENSAKRSPHAFVPFSAGPRNCIGQNFAMNEMKVVVAQTLKRYQLTEDPMKKPKMIPRLVLRSLNGIHLKIKPVNLEP, encoded by the exons ATGGAGTTATTTGAAACGTTGAAAAAAGTGACGCTGGATTCCTATCGCATTCATCACTTGGTTGCAATATTTAGCTTGGTCTATGTAATTCTTAAAATCTCTAAACTTATTGTCAAACGGAATGAATGGATTCGGGCGCTCGAGACATTCCCAGGACCACCAAAACACTGGCTTTTCGGTCATGTCCGAGAG TTTAAAGAAGATGGGACCGATATGTATAAGGTTGTCAAATGGGGAGAGTCGTACCCCCTTGCATTTCAAATGTGGTTTGGTCCATTTGTGTCCTTCCTCAATATTCACCACCCAGATTATGTCAAAACCATCCTGGCATCAACAG AGCCCAAAGATGACTTTTTATATAGATTTCTAATTCCATGGATAG gggaTGGTTTACTGGTGTCTGAAGGTCAGAAATGGTTCCGCCACAGAAGACTGTTGACCCCTGGCTTCCATTACGATGTTTTAAAGCCCTATGTCAAACTGATGGCTGATTCTGCCAAAACTATGCTG GACAAATGGGAGACTCACTCAAAATCCGACGAGTCATTTGAGTTATTTGAGCATGTGAGCCTCATGACACTGGACAGCATTATGAAGTGTGCCTTCAGCTCCAACACTAACTGCCAGACAGTGCAAAGAAG TGGAACCAACACGTACATCAAGGCTGTGTACGAGCTCAGTGATCTGGTGAATGTCCGCTTCCGGATCTTTCCCTACCACAGCGAGTGGATCTTCCAACTTAGCCCACATGGGTACAAATACAGGAAAGCATGCAATGTTGCACACAGTCATACAG AGGAAATCATACGAAAGCGAAAAGAAGCCTTGAAGGACGAAAAGGAACTGGGCAGGATACAGGCTAAGAGAAACCTGGACTTTCTGGATATCCTGCTCTGCGCACGA GACGAGGACCAGCAGGGCCTGTCGGATGAGGCTATCCGAGCGGAGGTGGACACCTTCATGTTCGAAGGCCACGACACCACAGCCAGTGGGATCTCCTGGACCCTGTACAGCCTGGCCTGCAACCCGGAGCACCAGCAAATCTGCAGGGACGAGGTCATCAGCGCCCTGGAGGGGAGGGACACCATGGAATG GGAAGATCTCAGTAAAATACCGTACACAACCATGTGCATAAAGGAATCCCTCCGCCTCTACCCTCCTGTACCTGGGATATCCAGGAAGATAACCAAACCCATTACGTTCTTCGATGGGAGGACTGTGCCTGAAG gTTGTCTTGTTGGAACCAGCATTTTTGGCATTCATAGGAACGCGACCGTTTGGGAGGATCCTAAC GCATTCGACCCACTCCGATTTCTGCCCGAGAACTCTGCAAAAAGATCACCCCATGCCTTTGTCCCCTTCTCTGCCGGCCCGAG AAACTGCATTGGGCAGAACTTTGCCATGAATGAGATGAAAGTGGTGGTGGCACAGACACTTAAGCGATATCAGCTGACCGAGGACCCAATGAAGAAACCAAAAATGATTCCAAGACTGGTGCTCCGCTCACTCAATGGGATCCATCTGAAAATCAAACCTGTCAATCTTGAACCATAA
- the LOC139394137 gene encoding mediator of RNA polymerase II transcription subunit 18-like: MEAPPVSVLPITGGTINMMEYLLQGSVLDQALESLLHRLRGLCDNMEPETFADHELVYLLKGQQGNPFLLRARRSLSHPTVPWHLRYLGQPEVGDKSRHALVRNCVDVATSHSLPDFLNEMGFRMDHEFVAKGHIFRRGVLKVVVSKLSRILVPGNTENTEPLSLSYLVELSVLAPAGQDTMSEDMRSFAEQLKPLVHLEKIDPKRHM; the protein is encoded by the exons ATGGAGGCCCCACCAGTCTCAGTGCTGCCCATTACGGGGGGCACAATCAACATGATGGAGTACCTGCTGCAAG GCAGCGTCTTGGACCAGGCCCTCGAAAGCCTATTGCACCGCCTCCGGGGCCTTTGTGACAACATGGAACCCGAGACGTTCGCCGACCATGAGCTGGTCTACCTCCTGAAGGGCCAGCAGGGCAACCCGTTCCTGCTACGTGCCCGCCGCTCCCTCTCCCACCCAACAGTTCCCTGGCACCTGCGCTACCTGGGCCAGCCGGAGGTGGGTGACAAGTCCCGCCACGCGCTGGTTCGCAACTGTGTGGATGTGGCCACCTCGCACAGCCTGCCCGACTTCCTCAACGAAATGGGCTTCCGCATGGACCACGAGTTCGTAGCCAAGGGCCACATTTTCCGTAGAGGCGTGCTCAAAGTGGTGGTGAGTAAACTGTCACGCATCCTGGTCCCTGGGAATACAGAGAACACTGAGCCGCTGTCACTCTCCTACCTGGTGGAGCTCAGTGTGTTGGCCCCCGCAGGCCAGGATACCATGTCGGAGGACATGCGCAGCTTCGCTGAGCAGCTCAAGCCCCTGGTTCACCTGGAGAAGATTGACCCCAAGAGACACATGTAA